A region of Dehalococcoidales bacterium DNA encodes the following proteins:
- a CDS encoding aldehyde ferredoxin oxidoreductase C-terminal domain-containing protein, giving the protein DKRLKAIVVHGTRDVNVADPARLVELSQTILERTGVVRRQIYDRFGHARVQGYFKGVDYGYKRGEWPPELGEKLESVGGLAQDFMDTKRARKVACQNCAQRCHQVFRCADGDFVFIKCMSWEAGVRASRLIDMDFAVEFYQRCEKYGVDSISLPYIIAFAINLYEKGILTREDTGGLHLEWENADVAFSLLEKIVRREGIGDVLADGIYRAARRIGRGAEELAAHTKKIESGAIRRKGPANIGNISSLINDKGDSTKLIGSWSDSYWERAAVDDHKAREAYLKSVYYHYPEEFKKYLISESGNGEDDYEGVCLFMSHQEETYTLADASGLCYYWVGHHPSPPIGSRALIAGLISAATGMDVDEAGATELARRTVNLVRAYNVRAGIRRKDDSIPGMPDYPLFTKAVDKWYELKGWGSDGIPTAETLEALGLDDVRQELEQRGILAPSPVPVS; this is encoded by the coding sequence CGGTGTTGTCCGGCGGCAGATCTATGACCGGTTTGGTCATGCCCGTGTCCAGGGGTATTTCAAGGGAGTAGATTACGGCTATAAAAGAGGCGAATGGCCACCCGAGCTCGGGGAAAAGCTCGAAAGTGTGGGTGGACTTGCCCAGGATTTCATGGATACGAAGAGGGCTAGAAAGGTAGCCTGTCAGAACTGTGCTCAGCGGTGTCATCAGGTCTTTCGCTGTGCTGACGGGGACTTTGTCTTTATCAAGTGCATGTCCTGGGAGGCAGGCGTGCGGGCGAGCCGGTTGATTGACATGGACTTTGCCGTGGAATTCTACCAGCGCTGTGAAAAGTACGGAGTGGACAGTATATCGCTTCCTTACATAATTGCCTTCGCCATAAATCTGTACGAAAAAGGTATCCTGACCAGAGAGGATACCGGTGGTCTGCACTTGGAATGGGAAAACGCCGATGTGGCATTCTCGCTGCTGGAAAAAATTGTGCGGCGGGAAGGTATCGGTGATGTGCTGGCTGACGGTATTTACCGGGCAGCCCGGCGGATTGGCCGGGGAGCTGAAGAACTGGCTGCCCATACCAAGAAAATTGAGAGCGGGGCTATCAGAAGAAAAGGTCCGGCTAATATAGGAAATATTAGTTCGCTGATTAATGACAAGGGCGATTCGACCAAGCTTATCGGCTCCTGGTCTGATTCCTACTGGGAACGGGCTGCTGTTGACGACCACAAAGCCAGGGAGGCGTACTTGAAGTCGGTATACTATCACTACCCTGAAGAATTCAAAAAGTACCTCATTTCTGAATCGGGGAATGGTGAAGATGATTATGAGGGAGTCTGTCTCTTTATGTCCCATCAGGAGGAGACCTATACTCTGGCTGATGCTAGCGGGCTCTGTTATTACTGGGTGGGGCATCATCCCTCACCGCCTATCGGCAGCCGTGCCCTGATCGCCGGGCTGATATCGGCGGCTACAGGGATGGATGTTGATGAAGCCGGGGCTACGGAACTGGCCAGGAGAACTGTTAACCTGGTCAGGGCCTACAATGTCCGGGCCGGCATCAGGAGAAAGGATGATAGCATACCCGGTATGCCGGACTATCCTTTATTCACCAAAGCGGTTGACAAGTGGTACGAATTGAAGGGATGGGGTAGCGACGGTATTCCGACGGCGGAAACACTGGAAGCCCTGGGTCTGGATGATGTGCGGCAGGAACTGGAACAAAGAGGGATACTGGCCCCGTCGCCTGTTCCCGTATCGTAA
- a CDS encoding aldehyde ferredoxin oxidoreductase N-terminal domain-containing protein: protein MFYGWAGANLEVDLSRGKLKKVAADPKVLESCLGGLGTNARILWDRVPPEVDAFSPGNLLIFGTGVLTGTPAPAFNKTVVSFKSPVTDMVAISTLGGFWGPALKSAGYDTLTVSGRSDKPVYLWINDDRVELRDARHLWGKNCPQTEKILRQELQADDIEILYIGPAGENEVFAASIEGTSAASASRGGAGAVMGNKKLKAIAVRGTKDINLADGARLIELSEQILHKTGPGGMASRDNVVGATTISLVNRNLWAVDFYGADVPAAVQEKVKDIPRTVAGFARKFRTRQVSCYNCPSKCK, encoded by the coding sequence ATGTTCTACGGATGGGCCGGGGCTAATTTAGAAGTCGATTTATCCCGCGGAAAGCTCAAAAAGGTAGCCGCCGACCCGAAAGTACTCGAATCCTGTCTCGGGGGACTGGGGACGAACGCCCGGATACTCTGGGATAGAGTCCCTCCCGAGGTTGATGCTTTTTCCCCCGGTAATTTGTTGATATTCGGCACCGGCGTGCTCACCGGCACCCCCGCCCCCGCTTTTAATAAAACTGTCGTTTCCTTCAAATCCCCGGTGACTGATATGGTTGCCATCAGCACCCTCGGCGGGTTCTGGGGGCCGGCTCTCAAATCGGCCGGTTATGATACACTGACTGTTTCCGGGAGGTCTGACAAACCCGTATATTTATGGATAAACGATGACCGGGTGGAACTGCGGGACGCGCGTCATCTCTGGGGTAAAAATTGTCCGCAAACTGAAAAGATACTCCGGCAGGAGTTGCAAGCGGACGATATTGAAATCCTCTACATCGGTCCGGCGGGTGAGAATGAGGTCTTTGCTGCCAGTATTGAAGGTACCAGCGCCGCCAGCGCCAGCCGTGGTGGGGCGGGGGCGGTCATGGGGAATAAAAAGCTGAAGGCGATAGCCGTCCGCGGTACCAAGGATATTAATCTGGCTGACGGCGCCAGGCTCATCGAGCTCAGTGAGCAAATCCTGCATAAGACGGGGCCCGGCGGTATGGCGTCACGGGATAATGTGGTCGGGGCGACAACTATCAGTCTGGTCAACCGGAACCTGTGGGCGGTAGACTTTTACGGGGCTGATGTGCCCGCGGCTGTCCAGGAGAAGGTCAAAGACATACCGAGAACTGTTGCCGGTTTTGCGCGAAAGTTCCGGACCCGGCAGGTATCCTGCTATAACTGTCCGAGCAAATGCAAATGA